Proteins from a single region of Arctopsyche grandis isolate Sample6627 chromosome 1, ASM5162203v2, whole genome shotgun sequence:
- the LOC143910558 gene encoding uncharacterized protein LOC143910558 isoform X3, with amino-acid sequence MSADELNGVGGAGGGAGGGGAADADPDPEPEPETGEGASGGEVEVEVGSTMSSVGGRGQGRGAHKRRVKPPGVGAGLLDLGLDLAESSDDSDFRIEDHPDESDDCSIDSDDNGNQNDGENCDEEDSDDSAESSLIKNIGGNDPKVSLKKLTVNELLKNASINNNFKDIIPGLTDMLICAGCLGSRSDDANEIVECDGCGVTVHEGCYGVSDVTSESSTVSSASTEPWFCDACKAGVMNPTCELCPNTGGIFKETEVGAWVHLVCALYVPGVAFSEVDKLSGVTLFEMAYNRWGARACCLCEDERFSRTGICVGCDAGLCRTYFHVTCGQREGLLAEAHTEEVEQADPFYAHCKLHSDKMLIKKQKRNWLALQLRTNHRKIEIQNNADSASQIRTLRKLEKYRKKFILMKELKNAPWVPTQKMPRLLPTSATACRKLLQKAKMMGIDTVALEMQDAQLAALTDVRKKWHIPPAFSVEFIGYYLERNNRMDTMKHCLQKLIDANSELLSEQKELREEYEATSKESVESGREVVELKQNILKLHSCISAMCPTKVLPDVEAIAIASIPIQPPAGSRRQGFPTAAALKMGCGFPLHSNPEEHVGKVLSTSRQGENTISLNNECGICRLKTDQHLLAKCDTCHLYYHLGCLKPPLTRLPKKSKLYGWQCSECDKSSESEADVTERKIARRSRARYSKDGTIIPAANRSPSELNTEVKNDIKPVKLHAIKTKCDSMSTLKVTIKPVEPPPPPQDPLDVFSTLDHLMDIQAVDPIAINCESKPSKKEKKMRKTKKQNFGYASSSASDTPSKKSRKRSFTSPALTNTPLMSITPIVADSPHDSPSQLECSNMSVNIEQINTNQITSDTSFLSPNSTFSTLLANSTLSASNANNEEHNPLLMTQEEQQTYKSNRKRRKEKHRSRYSPDLMRSTKSHKHKRKKRSLSKECPDIPHPRITIKIKPIPKPDGSEDPQLFYVPTDSNDGPPPDLLKRQSSKHKHQEETITVFEPPPIIAMSENRLSIEPAPTPSRRSGASNTTLNSSNTELTQCDVCSQAGTSVNLVRCDECAKRYHFTCLEPPLNKNPKKRGYSWHCADCDPTETDSS; translated from the exons ATGAGTGCTGACGAATTGAACGGCGTGGGGGGCGCCGGCGGGGGCGCGGGGGGAGGGGGCGCAGCTGACGCCGACCCCGacccggaaccggaaccggaaaCCGGAGAAGGAGCGTCCGGCGGGGAAGTGGAAGTGGAAGTGGGCTCGACGATGAGTTCGGTGGGTGGGCGAGGGCAAGGGCGAGGGGCGCACAAGAGGCGGGTGAAGCCGCCCGGCGTGGGAGCTGGTCTTCTGGATCTGGGGCTGGACCTCGCCGAGAGCTCCGACGACTCCGACTTCCGCATCGAAGACCACCCCGACGAGAGCGACGACTGCTCGATCGATTCCGACGACAACGGCAACCAAAACG ATGGTGAAAATTGCGACGAGGAGGACTCGGACGATTCAGCCGAATCTTCGCTGATTAAAAACATAGGCGGAAATGATCCAAAAGTCAGCCTTAAAAAATTAACAGTCAACGAACTACTCAAAAATGCATCGATCAACAACAATTTTAAA GACATAATACCAGGCTTAACGGATATGTTGATATGCGCAGGCTGTCTCGGCTCTCGCAGCGACGATGCTAACGAGATAGTCGAATGTGATGGATGCGGTGTCACTGTACATGAAG GTTGTTACGGCGTGTCTGACGTGACGAGTGAGTCGAGTACCGTCAGCTCTGCGTCGACCGAACCCTGGTTTTGTGACGCTTGCAAAGCAGGCGTCATGAATCCGACTTGCGAACTTTGTCCGAATACTGGTGGTATTTTTAAGGAAACCGAAGTCGGTGCTTGGGTTCATCTTGTTTGTGCGTTGTACGTGCCCGGAGTCGCCTTTTCGGAG GTTGATAAATTGTCTGGAGTTACTCTTTTCGAGATGGCTTATAACAGGTGGGGTGCTCGAGCGTGTTGTCTTTGCGAAGATGAACGATTTTCGAGGACCGGAATCTGCGTCGGTTGCGATGCTGGCTTGTGCAGAACTTATTTCCACGTTACCTG tGGTCAACGTGAAGGACTATTAGCCGAAGCACACACTGAAGAAGTCGAACAGGCCGATCCGTTCTACGCTCATTGTAAACTACATTCCGATAAGATGCTTATTAAAAAACAGAAACGAAACTGGTTAGCTTTGCAACTTCGTACCAATCacag GAAAATAGAGATACAAAACAATGCCGATAGTGCGTCACAAATCAGAACTCTTAGAAAGCttgaaaaatatagaaaaaaattcattttgatGAAAGAACTCAAAAATGCTCCTTGGG TTCCTACGCAAAAAATGCCCCGACTGTTGCCGACGAGTGCCACAGCGTGTCGAAAGCTATTACAAAAAGCCAAAATGATGGGAATCGATACGGTCGCTTTAGAAATGCAAGATGCACAG CTAGCGGCATTGACAGACGTGAGAAAAAAATGGCACATACCGCCAGCGTTCAGTGTCGAATTTATCGGATATTACCTGGAGAGGAACAATCGCATGGACACTATGAAGCATTGCCTGCAGAAGCTAATCGACGCCAATTCGGAACTGTTGAGTGAACAAAAGGAACTTCGAGAAGAATACGAAGCt ACGTCTAAGGAGAGCGTCGAATCTGGACGGGAAGTTGTCGAGTTGAAACAAAACATACTGAAGTTGCATAGTTGCATATCTGCGATGTGTCCAACAAAAGTGTTACCTGACGTTGAAGCTATTGCTATTGCTTCGATACCGATACAACCACCTGCCGGATCTAGACG ACAGGGTTTTCCAACTGCTGCTGCCCTTAAAATGGGTTGTGGTTTTCCCTTACATTCAAATCCAGAGGAACATGTCGGAAAAGTTCTATCGACGTCTCGGCAAG GTGAAAATACGATTTCGCTGAACAACGAATGTGGAATATGTCGCCTTAAAACCGACCAACATTTGCTTGCTAAATGTGACACATGCCACTTATACTACCATCTCGGATGCTTAAAACCACCTTTGACTAGACTACCAAAAAAATCCAAGTTATACGGATG GCAGTGTTCGGAATGTGATAAAAGCTCGGAATCAGAAGCTGACGTTACGGAGCGTAAAATAGCGAGACGTTCACGAGCGCGGTACAGTAAAGACGGCACCATCATACCCGCCGCGAACCGTTCACCCAGCGAGCTAAACACCGAGGTGAAAAACGACATAAAACCTGTAAAACTCCACGCCATCAAAACAAAATGCGACAGCATGTCGACTTTGAAAGTGACAATCAAACCGGTGGAGCCTCCACCTCCTCCTCAAGATCCTCTGGACGTGTTTTCGACACTCGACCACCTGATGGACATCCAAGCTGTGGACCCGATAGCCATAAACTGCGAAAGCAAGCCATCCAAGAAAGAGAAAAAGATGAGGAAAACCAAAAAGCAAAACTTCGGCTACGCTTCCAGCTCGGCCAGTGACACACCGTCTAAGAAATCGCGAAAGCGAAGCTTCACGTCTCCCGCCTTGACGAATACTCCTCTCATGTCGATCACGCCTATCGTAGCCGACAGTCCTCACGATTCGCCGTCGCAGTTGGAGTGCTCGAACATGTCCGTCAACATCGAACAGATCAACACGAACCAGATAACGTCGGACACGTCGTTTCTCTCGCCGAATTCCACGTTTTCAACCCTCCTGGCGAACAGTACGCTGAGCGCGTCCAATGCCAACAACGAAGAACACAATCCTCTTCTGATGACGCAGGAAGAGCAGCAGACTTACAAATCGAACAGAAAACGGCGAAAAGAAAAGCACCGCTCCAGATACTCTCCGGATTTGATGAGATCAACTAAAAGTCACAAGCATAAACGTAAAAAGAGATCGCTGTCGAAGGAGTGCCCCGATATTCCGCATCCAAGAATCACCATTAAA ataaaacCTATACCCAAACCAGACGGTTCCGAAGATCCTCAGCTGTTTTACGTACCCACTGATAGCAATGACGGTCCTCCGCCTGATTTATTGAAACGGCAGTCTTCGAAA CATAAACATCAAGAGGAAACTATTACAGTATTTGAACCGCCGCCAATTATTGCA ATGAGTGAAAATCGTTTGAGTATTGAACCAGCACCAACACCTAGTCGACGAAGTGGGGCTTCAAACACAACTCTTAACTCGTCTAACACGGAGCTTACGCAGTGTGATGTATGCTCTCAGGCCGGTACCAGTGTCAACCTTGTCAG GTGTGACGAATGTGCGAAGCGATATCACTTCACTTGTTTGGAACCTCCGTTGAATAAGAATCCCAAAAAGCGTGGTTATTCTTGGCACTGTGCAGACTGTGATCCAACG gaaaCTGATTCTAGCTGA
- the LOC143910558 gene encoding uncharacterized protein LOC143910558 isoform X1, giving the protein MSADELNGVGGAGGGAGGGGAADADPDPEPEPETGEGASGGEVEVEVGSTMSSVGGRGQGRGAHKRRVKPPGVGAGLLDLGLDLAESSDDSDFRIEDHPDESDDCSIDSDDNGNQNDGENCDEEDSDDSAESSLIKNIGGNDPKVSLKKLTVNELLKNASINNNFKDIIPGLTDMLICAGCLGSRSDDANEIVECDGCGVTVHEGCYGVSDVTSESSTVSSASTEPWFCDACKAGVMNPTCELCPNTGGIFKETEVGAWVHLVCALYVPGVAFSEVDKLSGVTLFEMAYNRWGARACCLCEDERFSRTGICVGCDAGLCRTYFHVTCGQREGLLAEAHTEEVEQADPFYAHCKLHSDKMLIKKQKRNWLALQLRTNHRKIEIQNNADSASQIRTLRKLEKYRKKFILMKELKNAPWVPTQKMPRLLPTSATACRKLLQKAKMMGIDTVALEMQDAQLAALTDVRKKWHIPPAFSVEFIGYYLERNNRMDTMKHCLQKLIDANSELLSEQKELREEYEATSKESVESGREVVELKQNILKLHSCISAMCPTKVLPDVEAIAIASIPIQPPAGSRRQGFPTAAALKMGCGFPLHSNPEEHVGKVLSTSRQAVVVGENTISLNNECGICRLKTDQHLLAKCDTCHLYYHLGCLKPPLTRLPKKSKLYGWQCSECDKSSESEADVTERKIARRSRARYSKDGTIIPAANRSPSELNTEVKNDIKPVKLHAIKTKCDSMSTLKVTIKPVEPPPPPQDPLDVFSTLDHLMDIQAVDPIAINCESKPSKKEKKMRKTKKQNFGYASSSASDTPSKKSRKRSFTSPALTNTPLMSITPIVADSPHDSPSQLECSNMSVNIEQINTNQITSDTSFLSPNSTFSTLLANSTLSASNANNEEHNPLLMTQEEQQTYKSNRKRRKEKHRSRYSPDLMRSTKSHKHKRKKRSLSKECPDIPHPRITIKIKPIPKPDGSEDPQLFYVPTDSNDGPPPDLLKRQSSKHKHQEETITVFEPPPIIASPIKDDIVKPGSSTRKKKMSENRLSIEPAPTPSRRSGASNTTLNSSNTELTQCDVCSQAGTSVNLVRCDECAKRYHFTCLEPPLNKNPKKRGYSWHCADCDPTETDSS; this is encoded by the exons ATGAGTGCTGACGAATTGAACGGCGTGGGGGGCGCCGGCGGGGGCGCGGGGGGAGGGGGCGCAGCTGACGCCGACCCCGacccggaaccggaaccggaaaCCGGAGAAGGAGCGTCCGGCGGGGAAGTGGAAGTGGAAGTGGGCTCGACGATGAGTTCGGTGGGTGGGCGAGGGCAAGGGCGAGGGGCGCACAAGAGGCGGGTGAAGCCGCCCGGCGTGGGAGCTGGTCTTCTGGATCTGGGGCTGGACCTCGCCGAGAGCTCCGACGACTCCGACTTCCGCATCGAAGACCACCCCGACGAGAGCGACGACTGCTCGATCGATTCCGACGACAACGGCAACCAAAACG ATGGTGAAAATTGCGACGAGGAGGACTCGGACGATTCAGCCGAATCTTCGCTGATTAAAAACATAGGCGGAAATGATCCAAAAGTCAGCCTTAAAAAATTAACAGTCAACGAACTACTCAAAAATGCATCGATCAACAACAATTTTAAA GACATAATACCAGGCTTAACGGATATGTTGATATGCGCAGGCTGTCTCGGCTCTCGCAGCGACGATGCTAACGAGATAGTCGAATGTGATGGATGCGGTGTCACTGTACATGAAG GTTGTTACGGCGTGTCTGACGTGACGAGTGAGTCGAGTACCGTCAGCTCTGCGTCGACCGAACCCTGGTTTTGTGACGCTTGCAAAGCAGGCGTCATGAATCCGACTTGCGAACTTTGTCCGAATACTGGTGGTATTTTTAAGGAAACCGAAGTCGGTGCTTGGGTTCATCTTGTTTGTGCGTTGTACGTGCCCGGAGTCGCCTTTTCGGAG GTTGATAAATTGTCTGGAGTTACTCTTTTCGAGATGGCTTATAACAGGTGGGGTGCTCGAGCGTGTTGTCTTTGCGAAGATGAACGATTTTCGAGGACCGGAATCTGCGTCGGTTGCGATGCTGGCTTGTGCAGAACTTATTTCCACGTTACCTG tGGTCAACGTGAAGGACTATTAGCCGAAGCACACACTGAAGAAGTCGAACAGGCCGATCCGTTCTACGCTCATTGTAAACTACATTCCGATAAGATGCTTATTAAAAAACAGAAACGAAACTGGTTAGCTTTGCAACTTCGTACCAATCacag GAAAATAGAGATACAAAACAATGCCGATAGTGCGTCACAAATCAGAACTCTTAGAAAGCttgaaaaatatagaaaaaaattcattttgatGAAAGAACTCAAAAATGCTCCTTGGG TTCCTACGCAAAAAATGCCCCGACTGTTGCCGACGAGTGCCACAGCGTGTCGAAAGCTATTACAAAAAGCCAAAATGATGGGAATCGATACGGTCGCTTTAGAAATGCAAGATGCACAG CTAGCGGCATTGACAGACGTGAGAAAAAAATGGCACATACCGCCAGCGTTCAGTGTCGAATTTATCGGATATTACCTGGAGAGGAACAATCGCATGGACACTATGAAGCATTGCCTGCAGAAGCTAATCGACGCCAATTCGGAACTGTTGAGTGAACAAAAGGAACTTCGAGAAGAATACGAAGCt ACGTCTAAGGAGAGCGTCGAATCTGGACGGGAAGTTGTCGAGTTGAAACAAAACATACTGAAGTTGCATAGTTGCATATCTGCGATGTGTCCAACAAAAGTGTTACCTGACGTTGAAGCTATTGCTATTGCTTCGATACCGATACAACCACCTGCCGGATCTAGACG ACAGGGTTTTCCAACTGCTGCTGCCCTTAAAATGGGTTGTGGTTTTCCCTTACATTCAAATCCAGAGGAACATGTCGGAAAAGTTCTATCGACGTCTCGGCAAG ctgTTGTTGTAGGTGAAAATACGATTTCGCTGAACAACGAATGTGGAATATGTCGCCTTAAAACCGACCAACATTTGCTTGCTAAATGTGACACATGCCACTTATACTACCATCTCGGATGCTTAAAACCACCTTTGACTAGACTACCAAAAAAATCCAAGTTATACGGATG GCAGTGTTCGGAATGTGATAAAAGCTCGGAATCAGAAGCTGACGTTACGGAGCGTAAAATAGCGAGACGTTCACGAGCGCGGTACAGTAAAGACGGCACCATCATACCCGCCGCGAACCGTTCACCCAGCGAGCTAAACACCGAGGTGAAAAACGACATAAAACCTGTAAAACTCCACGCCATCAAAACAAAATGCGACAGCATGTCGACTTTGAAAGTGACAATCAAACCGGTGGAGCCTCCACCTCCTCCTCAAGATCCTCTGGACGTGTTTTCGACACTCGACCACCTGATGGACATCCAAGCTGTGGACCCGATAGCCATAAACTGCGAAAGCAAGCCATCCAAGAAAGAGAAAAAGATGAGGAAAACCAAAAAGCAAAACTTCGGCTACGCTTCCAGCTCGGCCAGTGACACACCGTCTAAGAAATCGCGAAAGCGAAGCTTCACGTCTCCCGCCTTGACGAATACTCCTCTCATGTCGATCACGCCTATCGTAGCCGACAGTCCTCACGATTCGCCGTCGCAGTTGGAGTGCTCGAACATGTCCGTCAACATCGAACAGATCAACACGAACCAGATAACGTCGGACACGTCGTTTCTCTCGCCGAATTCCACGTTTTCAACCCTCCTGGCGAACAGTACGCTGAGCGCGTCCAATGCCAACAACGAAGAACACAATCCTCTTCTGATGACGCAGGAAGAGCAGCAGACTTACAAATCGAACAGAAAACGGCGAAAAGAAAAGCACCGCTCCAGATACTCTCCGGATTTGATGAGATCAACTAAAAGTCACAAGCATAAACGTAAAAAGAGATCGCTGTCGAAGGAGTGCCCCGATATTCCGCATCCAAGAATCACCATTAAA ataaaacCTATACCCAAACCAGACGGTTCCGAAGATCCTCAGCTGTTTTACGTACCCACTGATAGCAATGACGGTCCTCCGCCTGATTTATTGAAACGGCAGTCTTCGAAA CATAAACATCAAGAGGAAACTATTACAGTATTTGAACCGCCGCCAATTATTGCA TCGCCTATTAAGGATGATATTGTAAAGCCCGGTTCTTCCACtagaaaaaaaaag ATGAGTGAAAATCGTTTGAGTATTGAACCAGCACCAACACCTAGTCGACGAAGTGGGGCTTCAAACACAACTCTTAACTCGTCTAACACGGAGCTTACGCAGTGTGATGTATGCTCTCAGGCCGGTACCAGTGTCAACCTTGTCAG GTGTGACGAATGTGCGAAGCGATATCACTTCACTTGTTTGGAACCTCCGTTGAATAAGAATCCCAAAAAGCGTGGTTATTCTTGGCACTGTGCAGACTGTGATCCAACG gaaaCTGATTCTAGCTGA
- the LOC143910558 gene encoding uncharacterized protein LOC143910558 isoform X2 — MSADELNGVGGAGGGAGGGGAADADPDPEPEPETGEGASGGEVEVEVGSTMSSVGGRGQGRGAHKRRVKPPGVGAGLLDLGLDLAESSDDSDFRIEDHPDESDDCSIDSDDNGNQNDGENCDEEDSDDSAESSLIKNIGGNDPKVSLKKLTVNELLKNASINNNFKDIIPGLTDMLICAGCLGSRSDDANEIVECDGCGVTVHEGCYGVSDVTSESSTVSSASTEPWFCDACKAGVMNPTCELCPNTGGIFKETEVGAWVHLVCALYVPGVAFSEVDKLSGVTLFEMAYNRWGARACCLCEDERFSRTGICVGCDAGLCRTYFHVTCGQREGLLAEAHTEEVEQADPFYAHCKLHSDKMLIKKQKRNWLALQLRTNHRKIEIQNNADSASQIRTLRKLEKYRKKFILMKELKNAPWVPTQKMPRLLPTSATACRKLLQKAKMMGIDTVALEMQDAQLAALTDVRKKWHIPPAFSVEFIGYYLERNNRMDTMKHCLQKLIDANSELLSEQKELREEYEATSKESVESGREVVELKQNILKLHSCISAMCPTKVLPDVEAIAIASIPIQPPAGSRRQGFPTAAALKMGCGFPLHSNPEEHVGKVLSTSRQGENTISLNNECGICRLKTDQHLLAKCDTCHLYYHLGCLKPPLTRLPKKSKLYGWQCSECDKSSESEADVTERKIARRSRARYSKDGTIIPAANRSPSELNTEVKNDIKPVKLHAIKTKCDSMSTLKVTIKPVEPPPPPQDPLDVFSTLDHLMDIQAVDPIAINCESKPSKKEKKMRKTKKQNFGYASSSASDTPSKKSRKRSFTSPALTNTPLMSITPIVADSPHDSPSQLECSNMSVNIEQINTNQITSDTSFLSPNSTFSTLLANSTLSASNANNEEHNPLLMTQEEQQTYKSNRKRRKEKHRSRYSPDLMRSTKSHKHKRKKRSLSKECPDIPHPRITIKIKPIPKPDGSEDPQLFYVPTDSNDGPPPDLLKRQSSKHKHQEETITVFEPPPIIASPIKDDIVKPGSSTRKKKMSENRLSIEPAPTPSRRSGASNTTLNSSNTELTQCDVCSQAGTSVNLVRCDECAKRYHFTCLEPPLNKNPKKRGYSWHCADCDPTETDSS, encoded by the exons ATGAGTGCTGACGAATTGAACGGCGTGGGGGGCGCCGGCGGGGGCGCGGGGGGAGGGGGCGCAGCTGACGCCGACCCCGacccggaaccggaaccggaaaCCGGAGAAGGAGCGTCCGGCGGGGAAGTGGAAGTGGAAGTGGGCTCGACGATGAGTTCGGTGGGTGGGCGAGGGCAAGGGCGAGGGGCGCACAAGAGGCGGGTGAAGCCGCCCGGCGTGGGAGCTGGTCTTCTGGATCTGGGGCTGGACCTCGCCGAGAGCTCCGACGACTCCGACTTCCGCATCGAAGACCACCCCGACGAGAGCGACGACTGCTCGATCGATTCCGACGACAACGGCAACCAAAACG ATGGTGAAAATTGCGACGAGGAGGACTCGGACGATTCAGCCGAATCTTCGCTGATTAAAAACATAGGCGGAAATGATCCAAAAGTCAGCCTTAAAAAATTAACAGTCAACGAACTACTCAAAAATGCATCGATCAACAACAATTTTAAA GACATAATACCAGGCTTAACGGATATGTTGATATGCGCAGGCTGTCTCGGCTCTCGCAGCGACGATGCTAACGAGATAGTCGAATGTGATGGATGCGGTGTCACTGTACATGAAG GTTGTTACGGCGTGTCTGACGTGACGAGTGAGTCGAGTACCGTCAGCTCTGCGTCGACCGAACCCTGGTTTTGTGACGCTTGCAAAGCAGGCGTCATGAATCCGACTTGCGAACTTTGTCCGAATACTGGTGGTATTTTTAAGGAAACCGAAGTCGGTGCTTGGGTTCATCTTGTTTGTGCGTTGTACGTGCCCGGAGTCGCCTTTTCGGAG GTTGATAAATTGTCTGGAGTTACTCTTTTCGAGATGGCTTATAACAGGTGGGGTGCTCGAGCGTGTTGTCTTTGCGAAGATGAACGATTTTCGAGGACCGGAATCTGCGTCGGTTGCGATGCTGGCTTGTGCAGAACTTATTTCCACGTTACCTG tGGTCAACGTGAAGGACTATTAGCCGAAGCACACACTGAAGAAGTCGAACAGGCCGATCCGTTCTACGCTCATTGTAAACTACATTCCGATAAGATGCTTATTAAAAAACAGAAACGAAACTGGTTAGCTTTGCAACTTCGTACCAATCacag GAAAATAGAGATACAAAACAATGCCGATAGTGCGTCACAAATCAGAACTCTTAGAAAGCttgaaaaatatagaaaaaaattcattttgatGAAAGAACTCAAAAATGCTCCTTGGG TTCCTACGCAAAAAATGCCCCGACTGTTGCCGACGAGTGCCACAGCGTGTCGAAAGCTATTACAAAAAGCCAAAATGATGGGAATCGATACGGTCGCTTTAGAAATGCAAGATGCACAG CTAGCGGCATTGACAGACGTGAGAAAAAAATGGCACATACCGCCAGCGTTCAGTGTCGAATTTATCGGATATTACCTGGAGAGGAACAATCGCATGGACACTATGAAGCATTGCCTGCAGAAGCTAATCGACGCCAATTCGGAACTGTTGAGTGAACAAAAGGAACTTCGAGAAGAATACGAAGCt ACGTCTAAGGAGAGCGTCGAATCTGGACGGGAAGTTGTCGAGTTGAAACAAAACATACTGAAGTTGCATAGTTGCATATCTGCGATGTGTCCAACAAAAGTGTTACCTGACGTTGAAGCTATTGCTATTGCTTCGATACCGATACAACCACCTGCCGGATCTAGACG ACAGGGTTTTCCAACTGCTGCTGCCCTTAAAATGGGTTGTGGTTTTCCCTTACATTCAAATCCAGAGGAACATGTCGGAAAAGTTCTATCGACGTCTCGGCAAG GTGAAAATACGATTTCGCTGAACAACGAATGTGGAATATGTCGCCTTAAAACCGACCAACATTTGCTTGCTAAATGTGACACATGCCACTTATACTACCATCTCGGATGCTTAAAACCACCTTTGACTAGACTACCAAAAAAATCCAAGTTATACGGATG GCAGTGTTCGGAATGTGATAAAAGCTCGGAATCAGAAGCTGACGTTACGGAGCGTAAAATAGCGAGACGTTCACGAGCGCGGTACAGTAAAGACGGCACCATCATACCCGCCGCGAACCGTTCACCCAGCGAGCTAAACACCGAGGTGAAAAACGACATAAAACCTGTAAAACTCCACGCCATCAAAACAAAATGCGACAGCATGTCGACTTTGAAAGTGACAATCAAACCGGTGGAGCCTCCACCTCCTCCTCAAGATCCTCTGGACGTGTTTTCGACACTCGACCACCTGATGGACATCCAAGCTGTGGACCCGATAGCCATAAACTGCGAAAGCAAGCCATCCAAGAAAGAGAAAAAGATGAGGAAAACCAAAAAGCAAAACTTCGGCTACGCTTCCAGCTCGGCCAGTGACACACCGTCTAAGAAATCGCGAAAGCGAAGCTTCACGTCTCCCGCCTTGACGAATACTCCTCTCATGTCGATCACGCCTATCGTAGCCGACAGTCCTCACGATTCGCCGTCGCAGTTGGAGTGCTCGAACATGTCCGTCAACATCGAACAGATCAACACGAACCAGATAACGTCGGACACGTCGTTTCTCTCGCCGAATTCCACGTTTTCAACCCTCCTGGCGAACAGTACGCTGAGCGCGTCCAATGCCAACAACGAAGAACACAATCCTCTTCTGATGACGCAGGAAGAGCAGCAGACTTACAAATCGAACAGAAAACGGCGAAAAGAAAAGCACCGCTCCAGATACTCTCCGGATTTGATGAGATCAACTAAAAGTCACAAGCATAAACGTAAAAAGAGATCGCTGTCGAAGGAGTGCCCCGATATTCCGCATCCAAGAATCACCATTAAA ataaaacCTATACCCAAACCAGACGGTTCCGAAGATCCTCAGCTGTTTTACGTACCCACTGATAGCAATGACGGTCCTCCGCCTGATTTATTGAAACGGCAGTCTTCGAAA CATAAACATCAAGAGGAAACTATTACAGTATTTGAACCGCCGCCAATTATTGCA TCGCCTATTAAGGATGATATTGTAAAGCCCGGTTCTTCCACtagaaaaaaaaag ATGAGTGAAAATCGTTTGAGTATTGAACCAGCACCAACACCTAGTCGACGAAGTGGGGCTTCAAACACAACTCTTAACTCGTCTAACACGGAGCTTACGCAGTGTGATGTATGCTCTCAGGCCGGTACCAGTGTCAACCTTGTCAG GTGTGACGAATGTGCGAAGCGATATCACTTCACTTGTTTGGAACCTCCGTTGAATAAGAATCCCAAAAAGCGTGGTTATTCTTGGCACTGTGCAGACTGTGATCCAACG gaaaCTGATTCTAGCTGA